A single region of the Halorubrum depositum genome encodes:
- a CDS encoding alpha/beta hydrolase, with amino-acid sequence MTRRNPVNRAQRRLDRPPRERFATRALAFDVDGDTCRGTLYLPGGDDDDPPVVVMAPGLGAERTFGYPAVAERFADAGYAAFLFDYREFGASDGDSQAVHPAAQRADYAAAIDRVGRVDAVGRELVLWGASLSAAHVLTLGAERADVDAVIGAVPMLDGRAIARRRGAKYLARSGAAGLRDLIGHRVGRGRTVPIVGTAEEFAAITEPGTKRKYLDLVDRESTWRNETPARSLLRVANYRPVDRLGEIRAPTLLLAGTDDAIVDSEAVVDAGEALSRGTVVTMPADHFSPLGEDFEPAVGHQLSFLRDALE; translated from the coding sequence GTGACCCGCAGAAACCCGGTGAACCGCGCGCAGCGCCGGCTCGACCGCCCGCCACGCGAGCGGTTCGCCACCCGCGCGCTCGCGTTCGACGTCGACGGCGACACCTGTCGCGGCACCCTCTATCTGCCGGGTGGCGACGACGACGATCCCCCGGTGGTCGTGATGGCACCCGGTCTCGGCGCGGAGCGGACCTTCGGCTACCCGGCGGTCGCGGAGCGGTTCGCCGACGCGGGCTACGCCGCGTTCCTCTTCGACTACCGCGAGTTCGGCGCCTCCGACGGCGACTCCCAGGCGGTCCACCCCGCGGCCCAGCGCGCCGACTACGCGGCCGCGATCGACCGCGTCGGCCGCGTCGACGCCGTCGGGCGCGAGCTCGTGCTCTGGGGCGCGTCGCTGTCGGCGGCGCACGTCCTCACGCTCGGGGCCGAGCGCGCCGACGTCGACGCCGTGATCGGCGCGGTCCCGATGCTCGACGGCCGGGCGATCGCCCGGCGCCGCGGCGCGAAGTACCTCGCGCGGTCCGGGGCCGCCGGGCTCCGCGACCTGATCGGCCATCGGGTCGGTCGCGGGCGGACCGTTCCGATCGTCGGCACCGCCGAGGAGTTCGCAGCGATCACGGAGCCGGGGACGAAGCGGAAGTACCTCGACCTCGTCGACCGGGAGTCGACGTGGCGCAACGAGACGCCCGCGCGGTCGCTGCTGCGGGTCGCGAACTACCGACCGGTCGACCGACTCGGTGAGATCAGAGCGCCGACCCTCCTGTTGGCGGGGACCGACGACGCCATCGTCGACAGCGAGGCGGTCGTCGACGCGGGCGAGGCGCTCTCGCGCGGGACCGTCGTCACCATGCCCGCGGACCACTTCTCCCCGCTCGGCGAGGACTTCGAGCCCGCGGTCGGGCATCAGCTGTCGTTCCTGCGGGACGCCCTCGAGTAG
- a CDS encoding MTH1187 family thiamine-binding protein translates to MTTVALLSVAPVIEGSMASEVAKAVAALDEFDVSYETNPMGTVIEADDAETVFAAAAAAHAAVDGDRVSTVLKVDDKRTAETTAEEKVEAVEEELGRAAKRER, encoded by the coding sequence ATGACCACTGTCGCGCTGCTGAGCGTCGCACCGGTGATCGAGGGGAGCATGGCGAGTGAGGTCGCGAAGGCCGTCGCCGCGCTCGACGAGTTCGACGTGAGCTACGAGACGAACCCGATGGGTACCGTGATCGAGGCCGACGACGCCGAGACGGTGTTCGCCGCCGCCGCGGCCGCCCACGCCGCCGTCGACGGCGACCGCGTCTCGACGGTGCTGAAGGTCGACGACAAGCGGACCGCGGAGACGACCGCCGAGGAGAAGGTGGAGGCCGTCGAGGAGGAGCTCGGTCGTGCGGCGAAGCGGGAGCGCTGA
- a CDS encoding RtcB family protein, producing the protein MTTREFDGIRLEKVREHVWEIPREGDMNVPARVLASESLLEEIGEDDSLRQLKNATHLPGMVEPALCMPDGHQGYGFPVGGVGAIDARTGCISPGAVGYDINCLPGDTDVRLSFGRRTSLETLRDRFEDERATVATGDDLLASEIQLFTESGAKPVCELETSTGRRIEATGDHRFETPDGMVTVDDLDAGDEVYVHPFEGLEHEAPEDFTVLSAEDFEDANHQIRRVLEERGLLPLRSTDETFNRLLKIVGFLLGDGSYGGEGQTWFYGSPEELEEIRDDVRAIGFKPSKIYERDRSHDIDGNTFEQTEYSFKTTSKALRRVFIELGVPEGPKVSSGFTTPDYLGRLPDWQQALFYSTYFGAEMNAPAAQHDKNLYCPKVSQTRTLDTEAAGRTFLADMAAFLDRVGIRTNDIESFETDTNRSASTIRLRLGVKNDSENLIRFFGRVGYRYHPEKQRGAMEAVQYLRTKEREIERREAIASEAKALADGGCDVSDLVDRFGINDRFIERSVWSGREGRPRPGDEFPGFDEYRSELDVRPDGAVAVEIEDISDAGSKPVYDLGVTHDAHTFLANGFVVSNCGVRMVRTNLTYDDVRGREEELVDALFEAIPSGLGGGGVIDGDADAIEGALERGVEWAVEAGYGIESDLARCEDEGRRPDARPEYVSQKAMDRGRNQMGSLGSGNHFLEVQRVTDVFRGDVAEAYGLEEDGIVVLIHCGSRGLGHQTCNDYLRRIEKEHGDLLDELPDKELAAAPAGSELAEEYYGAMGACINFAWVNRQLITHQARETFGEVFDADPIEDLGMELLYDVAHNIAKKETHEVGVDADGRPAVGDAAVTRADRELYVHRKGATRAFPAGHEDVPETYRDVGQPVIIPGSMGAGSYVLRGGAESMAVSFGSTAHGAGRLMSRTQAKQEFWGGDVQDDLEDGQRIFVKAQSGATIAEEAPGVYKDIDEVIRVSDELGIGDKVARTFPVCNIKG; encoded by the coding sequence ATGACCACGCGCGAGTTCGACGGGATCCGACTGGAGAAGGTGCGGGAGCACGTCTGGGAGATCCCCCGCGAGGGCGACATGAACGTCCCCGCGCGGGTCCTCGCCAGCGAGTCGCTGCTGGAGGAGATCGGCGAGGACGACTCGCTCCGGCAGCTGAAGAACGCGACGCACCTCCCGGGCATGGTCGAGCCGGCCCTCTGTATGCCCGACGGCCACCAGGGGTACGGCTTCCCCGTCGGCGGCGTCGGCGCGATCGACGCCCGGACCGGCTGTATCTCTCCCGGAGCGGTCGGCTACGACATCAACTGCTTACCTGGTGACACCGATGTTCGACTCTCATTCGGTCGTCGGACCTCACTCGAAACACTACGAGACCGATTCGAGGACGAGCGAGCGACCGTCGCGACCGGTGACGACCTGCTAGCGTCGGAAATTCAGTTGTTCACCGAATCCGGAGCGAAACCGGTGTGTGAACTCGAAACGTCGACCGGTCGGCGAATTGAGGCGACCGGTGACCACCGATTCGAGACTCCAGACGGGATGGTCACCGTCGATGACCTCGACGCAGGCGACGAGGTGTACGTCCACCCGTTCGAAGGCCTCGAACACGAAGCCCCCGAGGACTTCACCGTCCTCTCAGCAGAAGATTTCGAAGACGCCAATCATCAGATACGGCGAGTTCTGGAAGAACGAGGGCTGCTCCCTCTCCGTTCTACAGACGAGACGTTCAACCGACTGCTCAAAATCGTCGGCTTCCTCCTCGGTGACGGGTCCTACGGCGGAGAGGGCCAGACGTGGTTCTACGGATCTCCCGAGGAACTGGAGGAAATTCGGGACGACGTCCGTGCTATCGGGTTCAAGCCGTCGAAAATCTACGAACGCGACCGGTCACACGACATCGACGGAAACACCTTCGAGCAGACGGAGTACAGCTTCAAGACGACTTCGAAGGCGCTTCGACGCGTGTTCATCGAACTCGGGGTCCCGGAGGGACCGAAAGTATCGTCGGGATTCACGACGCCCGACTATCTCGGTCGGCTCCCTGACTGGCAGCAGGCGCTCTTCTACTCAACGTATTTCGGCGCCGAAATGAACGCGCCGGCGGCACAGCACGACAAGAACCTCTATTGTCCGAAGGTTTCACAGACAAGAACTCTTGACACGGAAGCAGCGGGGAGGACATTCCTGGCGGACATGGCCGCGTTCCTCGATCGGGTCGGGATCCGAACTAACGACATCGAATCGTTCGAGACGGATACGAACAGATCGGCTTCGACGATTCGGCTCCGGTTAGGCGTCAAAAACGACTCCGAGAATCTGATTCGATTCTTCGGTCGTGTCGGCTATCGGTACCATCCCGAAAAGCAACGCGGCGCGATGGAAGCAGTCCAGTATCTTCGGACCAAAGAACGGGAAATAGAGCGGCGTGAAGCGATAGCTTCCGAGGCGAAGGCGCTCGCAGACGGTGGCTGCGACGTTTCGGATCTCGTAGATCGGTTCGGTATCAATGATCGGTTCATCGAACGGAGCGTCTGGAGCGGGCGCGAGGGTCGCCCACGCCCCGGTGATGAGTTCCCCGGATTCGACGAGTATCGTTCCGAACTTGACGTCCGGCCGGACGGTGCCGTCGCCGTCGAAATCGAGGATATCAGCGACGCTGGGTCGAAACCCGTGTACGACCTCGGCGTGACACACGACGCCCACACGTTCCTCGCGAACGGATTCGTCGTTTCGAACTGCGGCGTCCGGATGGTCCGGACGAACCTCACGTACGACGACGTGCGCGGCCGCGAGGAGGAGCTCGTCGACGCGCTCTTCGAGGCGATCCCCTCCGGGCTCGGCGGCGGCGGCGTCATCGACGGCGACGCCGACGCGATCGAGGGCGCCTTAGAGCGCGGCGTCGAGTGGGCGGTCGAGGCGGGGTACGGGATCGAGAGCGACCTCGCGCGCTGCGAGGACGAGGGGCGGCGCCCCGACGCGCGCCCGGAGTACGTCTCCCAGAAGGCGATGGACCGCGGGCGCAACCAGATGGGGTCGCTCGGCTCCGGCAACCACTTCCTCGAGGTCCAGCGCGTCACGGACGTGTTCCGCGGGGACGTGGCCGAGGCGTACGGGCTGGAAGAGGACGGGATCGTCGTCCTGATCCACTGCGGGAGCCGCGGGCTGGGCCACCAGACCTGCAACGACTACCTCCGCCGGATCGAGAAGGAGCACGGCGACCTGCTCGACGAGCTCCCCGACAAGGAACTGGCGGCCGCGCCCGCCGGCTCGGAGCTCGCCGAGGAGTATTACGGCGCGATGGGCGCGTGCATCAACTTCGCGTGGGTGAACCGCCAGCTGATCACTCACCAGGCCCGCGAGACGTTCGGCGAGGTGTTCGACGCCGACCCGATCGAGGACCTGGGGATGGAGCTGCTGTACGACGTGGCGCACAACATCGCGAAGAAGGAGACCCACGAGGTCGGCGTCGACGCCGACGGACGCCCCGCGGTCGGCGACGCGGCTGTGACCCGCGCGGATCGGGAGCTGTACGTCCACCGCAAGGGCGCCACTCGCGCGTTCCCCGCGGGCCACGAGGACGTGCCCGAGACGTACCGCGACGTGGGTCAGCCCGTGATCATTCCCGGGAGCATGGGCGCCGGCTCGTACGTGCTCCGCGGCGGCGCGGAGTCGATGGCGGTGTCGTTCGGCTCCACCGCCCACGGCGCCGGGCGGCTGATGAGCCGGACGCAGGCGAAACAGGAGTTCTGGGGCGGCGACGTGCAGGACGACCTCGAGGACGGCCAGCGTATCTTCGTGAAGGCGCAGTCGGGCGCGACCATCGCCGAGGAGGCGCCCGGCGTCTACAAGGACATCGACGAGGTGATCCGCGTCAGCGACGAGCTGGGAATCGGCGACAAGGTGGCGCGCACGTTCCCCGTCTGCAACATCAAGGGGTAG
- a CDS encoding archease has protein sequence MSFALRDHTADVAVEATAPTLSALFEAVADGLAAASCEEVPESGDRFSLSVRAESREALLFDYLDRLIYERDVRLVLPADHRCSVSGPDDFPADGDGAATDDPDAWTVDATARGVPLGDVAAREIKAVTYSEMTLEPRDDGWYAYVVFDV, from the coding sequence GTGAGCTTCGCGCTCCGCGACCACACCGCCGACGTGGCGGTCGAGGCGACCGCGCCGACGCTGTCGGCGCTGTTCGAAGCGGTCGCCGACGGGCTCGCGGCCGCGAGCTGCGAGGAAGTCCCCGAGAGCGGTGACCGCTTCTCGCTGTCCGTGCGCGCCGAGAGCCGCGAGGCGCTGCTGTTCGACTACCTCGATCGGCTGATCTACGAGCGCGACGTGCGGCTCGTCCTCCCCGCCGACCACCGGTGTTCGGTCTCGGGGCCGGACGACTTCCCGGCGGACGGCGACGGTGCGGCGACGGACGACCCCGACGCGTGGACCGTCGACGCGACGGCCCGCGGCGTCCCGCTCGGCGACGTGGCGGCCCGCGAGATCAAGGCGGTCACCTACTCCGAGATGACGCTCGAACCGCGCGACGACGGCTGGTACGCGTACGTCGTATTCGACGTTTGA
- a CDS encoding DUF502 domain-containing protein, protein MAVESPPDRGRLRRALLTGVAVIVPSVITLAVLGFVFNAIYDYLDAFSTAVLPLLPPSTLPVDREVAIEVATPVVFVGTILLIGVAVESTRYGERAVDYADYAIEQIPGVGSVYQGFRQMSDAMLESDGGNFQEVVLVEFPTEDVYTLAFVTSETPDAVAGPAEGGEMRTLFMPMAPNPVMGGHVLFVPERRIVDVDLSVEQGIRALVTSGVALERAAADAEGVSPAQVRDAGQGGRIDSYHSSMSDAAKRPDEETDRPSGERSDDRGARSDERIAPDDGPGDEP, encoded by the coding sequence ATGGCTGTCGAGTCCCCGCCGGACCGCGGGCGCCTCAGGCGAGCGCTGCTGACCGGCGTCGCCGTCATCGTCCCCTCAGTCATCACGCTCGCGGTGCTGGGGTTCGTGTTCAACGCGATCTACGACTACCTCGACGCCTTCTCCACGGCGGTCCTGCCGCTGTTGCCGCCGTCGACGCTCCCGGTCGACCGCGAGGTCGCCATCGAGGTCGCCACGCCGGTCGTGTTCGTCGGGACGATCCTCCTCATCGGCGTCGCCGTCGAGTCGACGCGATACGGCGAGCGCGCGGTCGACTACGCCGACTACGCGATCGAGCAGATACCGGGCGTCGGCTCCGTCTATCAGGGGTTCCGACAGATGAGCGACGCCATGCTGGAGTCGGACGGCGGGAACTTCCAGGAGGTGGTCCTCGTCGAGTTCCCGACGGAAGACGTCTACACCCTCGCGTTCGTCACGAGCGAGACGCCGGACGCGGTCGCCGGCCCGGCCGAGGGCGGCGAGATGCGGACGCTGTTCATGCCGATGGCCCCGAATCCGGTGATGGGCGGGCACGTCCTGTTCGTCCCCGAGCGCCGCATCGTCGATGTCGACCTGAGCGTCGAGCAGGGGATCCGGGCGCTGGTGACGAGCGGCGTCGCCCTCGAACGCGCCGCGGCCGACGCCGAGGGCGTGTCGCCGGCGCAGGTCCGCGACGCCGGTCAGGGGGGCCGGATCGACTCGTACCACTCCTCGATGTCGGACGCCGCGAAGCGCCCGGACGAGGAGACCGACCGGCCGAGCGGCGAGCGGAGCGACGACCGCGGCGCGCGGAGCGACGAGCGGATCGCGCCCGACGACGGCCCGGGTGACGAGCCGTGA
- a CDS encoding GNAT family N-acetyltransferase codes for MSVNVEKRTDPPGTSDHAAAAWDLKERIRTEEGVLRQRRGFFTDAYRRSTTHLLVENDALVAFASVRRDGYILFLAVHPDHRGRGHAERLVADVAEDHRSVTCHARTTNERALGFYEHLGFEVVRRIDDYYEDGGDAYYLKLGGESLRERLSGIVGR; via the coding sequence GTGAGCGTCAACGTGGAGAAACGGACGGATCCGCCCGGGACGTCCGACCACGCCGCCGCGGCGTGGGACCTCAAGGAACGGATCCGGACCGAGGAGGGGGTCCTCCGACAGCGGCGCGGCTTCTTCACCGACGCCTACCGCCGCTCCACGACGCACCTCCTCGTCGAGAACGACGCGCTCGTCGCGTTCGCCTCGGTCCGCCGCGACGGGTACATCCTCTTTCTGGCCGTCCATCCCGACCACCGGGGGCGAGGACACGCCGAACGGCTCGTCGCCGACGTCGCCGAGGACCACCGGTCGGTCACCTGCCACGCCCGGACGACGAACGAGCGCGCCCTCGGCTTCTACGAGCACCTCGGCTTCGAGGTCGTCCGGCGGATCGACGACTACTACGAGGACGGCGGCGACGCCTACTACCTCAAGCTCGGCGGCGAGTCGCTCCGCGAGCGGCTCTCCGGGATCGTCGGGCGGTAG
- a CDS encoding inositol monophosphatase family protein: protein MTDHDQIEAVARAAVLAGGAELRARYRDGDAEAEYGAHDVKAAADVAAESRMLPVVRGAFPNHAVFAEEAGEFPGSESYRWIVDPLDGTNDFAAGLPTFASSVAVLRDGAPLVAAVHLPATDETYVARSGEGVRYDGDRVTAADARVGAGGEDGEGGEGGEGGEDGESDVAGATVATIVGRDVPRDPALAAEADAIRGALGERVKRVVDSWAPTVHSGLLARGRIQGLVQFHPDEEEQAVTELLAVEAGAAVRREGDLYVAAADEATLGELWAALDEGDR from the coding sequence GTGACCGATCACGACCAGATCGAGGCGGTCGCGCGGGCGGCCGTCCTCGCCGGCGGCGCGGAGCTGCGTGCCCGGTACCGAGACGGCGACGCCGAGGCCGAGTACGGGGCACACGACGTGAAGGCCGCGGCCGACGTGGCGGCCGAGTCGCGGATGCTCCCCGTCGTTCGCGGGGCGTTCCCGAACCACGCGGTGTTCGCCGAGGAGGCGGGCGAGTTCCCCGGCAGCGAGTCGTACCGGTGGATCGTCGACCCCCTCGACGGCACCAACGACTTCGCCGCGGGCCTGCCGACGTTCGCGTCGTCGGTCGCGGTCCTCCGGGACGGAGCGCCGCTCGTCGCGGCGGTGCACCTGCCCGCGACGGACGAGACGTACGTCGCTCGCTCGGGCGAGGGCGTCCGGTACGACGGCGACCGCGTCACGGCCGCCGACGCGCGGGTCGGGGCGGGCGGCGAGGACGGCGAGGGCGGCGAGGGCGGCGAGGGCGGCGAGGACGGCGAGAGCGACGTCGCGGGAGCCACGGTCGCGACGATCGTCGGTCGGGACGTGCCCCGCGACCCGGCGCTCGCGGCCGAGGCCGACGCGATCCGCGGCGCGCTCGGCGAGCGCGTCAAGCGCGTGGTCGACAGCTGGGCGCCGACGGTCCACTCCGGCCTGCTGGCCCGCGGCCGGATCCAAGGGCTCGTGCAGTTCCACCCGGACGAGGAGGAGCAAGCCGTCACGGAGCTGCTCGCGGTCGAGGCCGGCGCCGCGGTCCGGCGCGAGGGGGACCTGTACGTCGCCGCGGCCGACGAGGCGACTCTCGGGGAGCTGTGGGCGGCGCTGGACGAGGGCGACCGCTGA
- the hmgA gene encoding hydroxymethylglutaryl-CoA reductase (NADPH), with the protein MTDATPASLAARVRDGEIRFHELEEHADADTAAAARRRLVAETADADVDVLGEYAFDAADAHGSNIENMIGAVQVPLGVAGPVSVDGGAFGGDRYLPLATTEGALVASINRGCSVVNDAGGATARVTKSGMTRAPVFRVADVAEAEALVAWARDSEDALREAAESTTSHGELLDVTPYVVGNNVFLRFRYDTKDAMGMNMATIATREACDVVEAETDASLIALSGNLCSDKKPAAINAVEGRGRSVSADVEVPREVVEERLHTTPEAIAEINTRKNLVGSAKAGGLGFNAHVANAVAAMFLATGQDEAQVVEGANAITTAEATPDGDLYCSVSLASLEVGTVGGGTKLPTQAAGLDVLGVRGGGDPAGSNGDALAEAIAVGALAGELSLLAALGSRHLSSAHADLGR; encoded by the coding sequence ATGACCGACGCCACCCCCGCGTCGCTCGCGGCGCGCGTCCGCGACGGCGAGATCCGCTTCCACGAGCTCGAGGAGCACGCCGACGCCGACACGGCCGCGGCGGCGCGCAGGCGCCTCGTCGCGGAGACCGCGGACGCCGACGTCGACGTGCTGGGCGAGTACGCGTTCGACGCCGCCGACGCGCACGGCTCGAACATCGAGAACATGATCGGCGCCGTGCAGGTGCCGCTGGGCGTCGCCGGCCCCGTCTCGGTCGACGGCGGCGCGTTCGGCGGCGATCGGTACCTCCCGCTGGCGACCACGGAGGGCGCCTTGGTCGCCTCGATCAACCGCGGCTGCTCCGTCGTCAACGACGCCGGCGGGGCGACCGCGCGGGTGACGAAGAGCGGGATGACCCGCGCGCCCGTCTTCCGCGTCGCAGACGTCGCCGAGGCCGAGGCGCTCGTCGCGTGGGCCCGCGACAGCGAGGACGCGCTTCGGGAGGCGGCGGAGTCGACGACGAGCCACGGCGAGCTGCTCGACGTGACGCCGTACGTCGTCGGCAACAACGTCTTCCTGCGGTTCCGCTACGACACGAAGGACGCGATGGGGATGAACATGGCCACCATCGCGACGCGGGAGGCCTGCGACGTCGTCGAGGCGGAGACGGACGCCTCCCTGATCGCGCTCTCCGGGAACCTCTGTTCGGACAAGAAGCCCGCCGCGATCAACGCGGTCGAGGGGCGCGGCCGGTCGGTGAGCGCCGACGTCGAGGTCCCCCGCGAGGTCGTCGAGGAGCGCCTCCACACGACCCCCGAGGCGATCGCCGAGATCAACACCCGGAAGAACCTCGTCGGCTCCGCGAAGGCGGGCGGGCTCGGCTTCAACGCCCACGTCGCCAACGCGGTCGCCGCGATGTTCCTCGCGACCGGACAGGACGAGGCGCAGGTGGTCGAGGGCGCGAACGCGATCACGACCGCGGAGGCGACGCCCGACGGCGACCTCTACTGCTCCGTGTCGCTCGCGAGCCTCGAGGTGGGCACCGTCGGCGGCGGCACGAAACTCCCCACGCAGGCCGCCGGGCTCGACGTGCTCGGCGTCCGCGGTGGAGGGGACCCGGCCGGCAGCAACGGCGACGCGCTCGCGGAGGCGATCGCGGTCGGCGCGCTCGCGGGGGAGCTCTCGCTGCTCGCGGCGCTCGGCTCCAGACACCTCTCCTCGGCGCACGCGGACCTCGGGCGGTAG
- a CDS encoding DUF2250 domain-containing protein — protein sequence MPASDVPTPNSGSDAEAEEGDGDRDRPGVALTRSDERVLAYLGDAGTDYPAFVASNTGLYVDHVESRLDALEALGLVARVPGEEVFRITDDGRDALRDDCAPWSD from the coding sequence ATGCCCGCGTCAGACGTACCGACCCCCAATTCGGGGAGCGACGCCGAGGCCGAGGAGGGCGACGGCGATCGGGACCGTCCGGGGGTCGCGCTCACGCGCTCCGACGAGCGGGTGCTCGCGTACCTCGGCGACGCGGGAACCGACTACCCGGCGTTCGTCGCGAGCAACACGGGGCTGTACGTCGACCACGTCGAGTCTCGGCTGGACGCGCTCGAAGCGCTCGGACTGGTGGCCCGGGTCCCCGGCGAGGAGGTGTTCCGGATCACCGACGACGGCCGCGACGCGCTCCGCGACGACTGCGCGCCGTGGTCGGACTGA
- the cofH gene encoding 7,8-didemethyl-8-hydroxy-5-deazariboflavin synthase subunit CofH, giving the protein MTSARDPDADASDAEALDRDDFGFADPATDQSFENALAKARDGTRLTVDDATELLATGTDRAGIDPVRKEAVLEAADRRRRDEVGDEVTFVANLNNNVTTACNTGCLFCNFKDSAHAFEADSDADHAGFTKPPAESRRIVEDALDMGIYEVCSVSGLHPALALNEEHHELLAGYDDPASAVNYKPPERYDTDPGTYVEQIEAMSVGGVHLHSMTPEEAYHAARGTDWEYEAVYRELATAGLDSAPGTAAEILVDEVRDVICPGKIRTDDWVAAMEGAVAAGLDVTSTMMYGHVETVAHRAEHLGVIRDLQDRTGGITEFVPLSFIHQNTPLYRHGVVDSGPSRDEDELVVAVARLFLDNVDHVQASWVKSGDAHGLKLLNCGADDFMGTILSEEITKRAGGEYGEYRSFDDYVEMIAAIGRTPVERSTDYRTRRRIDPDGGPHGPRLGPRADGSPMLPDRSPDGPGSGGESVGADD; this is encoded by the coding sequence ATGACTTCGGCGCGGGACCCCGACGCTGACGCCTCCGACGCGGAGGCGCTCGACCGGGACGACTTCGGCTTCGCCGATCCCGCCACCGACCAGTCGTTCGAGAACGCGCTGGCGAAGGCCCGCGACGGGACGCGCCTCACGGTCGACGACGCGACCGAACTGCTCGCGACCGGCACCGACCGGGCGGGGATCGACCCGGTCCGGAAGGAGGCCGTCCTCGAGGCCGCCGACCGCCGGCGCCGCGACGAGGTCGGCGACGAGGTGACGTTCGTCGCCAACCTCAACAACAACGTCACCACCGCCTGCAACACGGGCTGTCTGTTCTGCAACTTCAAGGACTCCGCGCACGCCTTCGAGGCCGACAGCGACGCGGACCACGCCGGATTCACGAAGCCCCCCGCTGAGTCCCGCCGGATCGTCGAGGACGCCCTCGATATGGGGATCTACGAGGTGTGTTCCGTCTCCGGGCTCCACCCCGCGCTGGCGCTGAACGAGGAGCACCACGAGCTCCTCGCCGGCTACGACGACCCCGCGAGCGCGGTGAACTACAAGCCGCCGGAGCGGTACGACACCGACCCGGGGACCTACGTCGAGCAGATCGAGGCGATGTCCGTCGGCGGGGTCCACCTCCACTCGATGACGCCGGAGGAAGCGTACCACGCCGCCCGCGGCACCGACTGGGAGTACGAGGCGGTCTACCGCGAGCTGGCGACCGCGGGGCTCGACTCGGCGCCGGGTACCGCCGCGGAGATCCTCGTCGACGAGGTGCGCGACGTGATCTGCCCGGGGAAGATCCGCACGGACGACTGGGTGGCGGCGATGGAGGGCGCGGTCGCGGCCGGCCTCGACGTCACCTCGACGATGATGTACGGCCACGTGGAGACGGTCGCGCACCGCGCGGAGCACCTCGGAGTGATCCGCGATCTCCAGGACCGCACCGGGGGAATCACGGAATTCGTCCCCCTCTCCTTTATCCATCAGAACACGCCGCTGTACCGCCACGGCGTCGTCGACTCTGGCCCCTCGCGCGACGAGGACGAGCTCGTGGTGGCGGTCGCGCGCCTCTTCTTAGACAACGTCGACCACGTGCAGGCCTCGTGGGTGAAGTCGGGAGACGCCCACGGTCTGAAGCTGCTCAACTGCGGCGCCGACGACTTCATGGGCACCATCCTCTCGGAGGAGATCACGAAGCGCGCCGGCGGCGAGTACGGCGAGTACCGCTCGTTCGACGACTACGTCGAGATGATCGCGGCGATCGGCCGCACCCCGGTGGAGCGCTCCACCGACTACCGCACCCGCCGCCGGATCGACCCCGACGGCGGCCCGCACGGCCCGCGGCTCGGCCCGCGGGCCGACGGCTCCCCCATGCTGCCGGACCGGTCGCCCGACGGCCCAGGCTCGGGCGGCGAGTCGGTCGGGGCCGACGACTGA